From one Comamonas piscis genomic stretch:
- a CDS encoding response regulator transcription factor, which yields MLEPSLLAEDALLPVPVLVVEDEPLLQERLRQILQQLGYEDDALIFADTLAAARAVVAEQPVGLALVDLRLPDGNGQSLIEELRAEDPGLGILVVSAWSSEELILSALRAGATGYVLKQRDDFEVMLSIRSVLRGGAPIDPFIARRILQLLPLRAPKAADGAATAAIGGEPDVGLTPREAEILRLVADGMSNREIANEVHLSHHTVESHVKRIYRKLAVSSRMMAVREARARGMIE from the coding sequence ATGCTCGAACCCTCCTTGCTCGCTGAAGATGCCCTTTTGCCCGTCCCCGTGCTGGTGGTGGAGGACGAGCCCCTGCTGCAGGAACGCTTGCGCCAGATCTTGCAGCAACTGGGCTATGAGGACGATGCCCTGATCTTTGCGGATACCCTGGCTGCCGCGCGGGCGGTGGTGGCCGAGCAGCCGGTGGGGCTGGCCTTAGTGGATTTGCGGCTCCCCGATGGCAATGGCCAGTCGTTGATAGAAGAGCTGCGGGCCGAGGACCCGGGCCTGGGCATTCTGGTGGTGTCGGCCTGGAGCTCGGAGGAGCTGATCCTGAGCGCCTTGCGCGCCGGGGCCACCGGCTATGTGCTCAAGCAGCGCGATGATTTTGAGGTGATGCTATCCATCCGCAGTGTTTTGCGCGGCGGTGCACCGATCGACCCCTTTATTGCCCGGCGCATTTTGCAGTTGCTGCCCTTGCGCGCGCCCAAGGCGGCCGATGGTGCGGCAACCGCAGCCATCGGCGGCGAGCCGGATGTGGGCCTGACACCCCGCGAGGCCGAGATTTTGCGTCTGGTGGCCGATGGCATGAGCAACCGCGAGATTGCCAATGAAGTGCATCTGTCCCACCACACCGTGGAGAGCCATGTCAAACGCATTTATCGCAAGCTGGCCGTCTCCTCACGCATGATGGCGGTGCGCGAAGCACGCGCACGGGGAATGATTGAGTGA